In one window of Nocardia brasiliensis DNA:
- a CDS encoding LLM class F420-dependent oxidoreductase — translation MKFGLQLGYWMAQPPQDAGELVLAAEAAGFDAVFAAESWGSDAFGPLTWWGSATRRVRLGTSVVQMSARTPAATAMHALTLDHLSGGRAVLGLGVSGPQVVEGWYGQSFAKPLQRTREYVGIIRRILERQAPVTNDGPNYPLPYAGPGSTGLGKPLKPIVHPLRADLPIWLGAEGPKNVALTAEIADGWLAIYYAPRLANMYNDWLDEGFARAGARRSRDEFEIAASCQVVITDDAASELERMRWVMSLYIGGMGAPEQNFHAQVYRRMGYEREVDEIGRLFQAGKKAEAAAVVPDEMILDTAIIGDEAHVRSQLKVWEAAGVTMMLVSAADAAQLRRLAPLVDM, via the coding sequence ATGAAGTTCGGATTGCAACTCGGGTACTGGATGGCGCAGCCGCCGCAGGACGCGGGCGAATTGGTGCTGGCGGCCGAGGCGGCCGGATTCGATGCCGTATTCGCCGCGGAATCGTGGGGCTCGGACGCCTTCGGCCCGCTGACTTGGTGGGGCTCGGCCACCCGCCGAGTCCGGCTCGGCACGTCCGTCGTGCAGATGTCCGCGCGCACCCCGGCCGCGACCGCGATGCACGCGCTGACCCTCGACCACCTCAGCGGCGGCCGCGCCGTGCTCGGGCTCGGCGTATCCGGGCCGCAGGTCGTGGAGGGCTGGTACGGCCAGTCGTTCGCCAAGCCCTTGCAGCGCACCCGCGAATACGTCGGGATCATTCGGCGCATTCTCGAGCGGCAGGCGCCGGTGACCAACGACGGGCCGAACTACCCGTTGCCCTACGCCGGTCCCGGATCGACCGGTCTCGGCAAGCCGCTCAAGCCGATCGTGCACCCGCTACGTGCGGATCTGCCGATCTGGCTCGGTGCGGAAGGTCCGAAGAACGTCGCGCTCACGGCGGAGATCGCCGACGGCTGGCTCGCGATCTACTACGCGCCGCGGCTGGCGAACATGTACAACGACTGGCTCGACGAGGGCTTCGCCAGGGCGGGCGCGCGCCGGTCCCGGGACGAGTTCGAGATCGCCGCGAGCTGCCAGGTGGTGATCACCGATGACGCCGCGAGCGAGCTCGAACGCATGCGCTGGGTCATGTCGCTCTACATCGGCGGCATGGGTGCGCCGGAGCAGAATTTCCACGCCCAGGTCTATCGCCGGATGGGCTACGAACGCGAGGTCGACGAGATCGGCAGGCTGTTCCAGGCCGGTAAAAAGGCCGAGGCGGCCGCTGTCGTGCCGGACGAAATGATTCTCGACACCGCGATCATCGGCGACGAAGCGCATGTGCGTTCGCAATTGAAGGTGTGGGAGGCCGCCGGCGTCACCATGATGCTCGTGTC
- a CDS encoding thiolase domain-containing protein — protein sequence MTDHGTDIAVVGFAHAPHVPETFGTTNGVEMLVPCFQQLYHRLGITKSDIGFWCSGSSDYLAGRAFSFISAIDAIGAVPPINESHVEMDAAWALYEAWVKLRSGQADTALVYGFGKSSASTLRQVLTMQLDPYLVTPLWPDAWSIAGLQARAGLDAGRWTEQDMAAVAAGSDGDVESLLGTPYVADPLRAHDIAPITDGAAAIVLAVGDRARELCERPAWITGIAHRVDTQNLGARDLTVSPSTTAAAQAVTGGDTGGFDIAELHAPFSHQQLILTEAIGLRNGTKVNPSGGALAANPMFAAGLERIGFAAEAIMHGTANRALAHATSGPALQQNLVTVLDSEASR from the coding sequence TTGACTGACCACGGAACGGATATCGCGGTCGTGGGTTTCGCCCACGCGCCGCACGTGCCGGAAACCTTCGGCACCACCAATGGCGTCGAGATGCTGGTGCCCTGCTTCCAGCAGCTCTACCACCGGCTCGGCATCACCAAGTCCGATATCGGCTTCTGGTGCTCGGGCTCCTCGGATTACCTTGCCGGGCGCGCCTTTTCGTTCATCTCGGCGATCGACGCGATCGGCGCGGTACCGCCGATCAACGAGTCCCACGTCGAGATGGACGCGGCATGGGCACTGTACGAGGCCTGGGTGAAGCTGCGCTCGGGTCAGGCCGACACCGCGCTGGTGTACGGCTTCGGCAAGTCGTCGGCCAGCACGCTGCGCCAGGTGCTCACCATGCAGCTCGACCCGTACCTGGTGACGCCGCTGTGGCCGGACGCCTGGTCGATCGCGGGCTTGCAGGCCAGAGCCGGCCTGGACGCAGGCCGCTGGACCGAACAGGACATGGCCGCGGTCGCCGCGGGCAGTGACGGCGACGTCGAAAGCCTGCTCGGCACACCATATGTCGCCGATCCACTGCGCGCCCACGACATCGCCCCGATCACCGACGGCGCGGCGGCCATCGTGCTCGCCGTCGGCGACCGCGCCCGCGAACTCTGCGAGCGGCCCGCCTGGATCACCGGCATAGCCCATCGCGTCGACACGCAGAATCTCGGCGCCCGCGACCTGACCGTCTCCCCCTCCACCACCGCTGCGGCCCAGGCGGTTACCGGCGGCGACACCGGCGGCTTCGATATCGCGGAGCTGCACGCGCCCTTCAGCCACCAGCAGCTGATCCTCACCGAGGCGATCGGCTTGCGAAACGGCACCAAGGTGAATCCGTCCGGGGGCGCGCTCGCCGCGAACCCGATGTTCGCCGCCGGGCTAGAGCGCATCGGCTTCGCGGCCGAGGCGATCATGCACGGCACCGCGAATCGGGCACTCGCCCACGCCACCAGCGGCCCCGCGCTGCAGCAGAACCTCGTGACAGTCCTGGATTCGGAGGCGAGCCGATGA
- a CDS encoding thiolase domain-containing protein: protein MTNPAAVLGTGQTHHVTKRTDVSMAGMCREAIDRALVDSGLTIADIDAVVVGKAPDLFEGVMMPELYLADALGATGKPLLRVHTAGSVGGSTGVVAANLVQAGVHKRVLAVAWEKQSESNAMWALSIPVPFTMPVGAGAGGYFAPHVRSYIRRSNAPSHIGAMVAVKDRRNGAKNPLAHLKQPDITLESVLASQMLWDPIRFDETCPSSDGACAIVIGDEEAATAVEATGKKVAWVHGTAMRTEPTTFAGRDQVNPQAGQDAAAALWKAAGITDPLNEIDVAEIYVPFSWFEPMWLENLGFVPQGDGWKLTDKGETEIGGILPINPSGGVLSSNPIGASGLIRFAEAAKQVMGRAGAYQVEGARKAMGHAYGGGSQYFSLWVVGSERR from the coding sequence ATGACCAATCCCGCTGCGGTGCTCGGCACCGGCCAAACCCATCACGTGACGAAAAGAACCGATGTATCGATGGCGGGCATGTGCCGCGAGGCCATCGACCGCGCACTGGTCGACTCGGGCCTGACCATCGCCGATATCGATGCGGTCGTCGTCGGTAAAGCGCCGGATCTGTTCGAGGGCGTCATGATGCCCGAGCTGTATCTCGCGGATGCGTTGGGCGCCACCGGAAAACCACTGCTGCGCGTGCATACCGCGGGCTCGGTCGGCGGGTCCACCGGTGTGGTCGCCGCCAACCTGGTGCAGGCGGGCGTGCACAAACGCGTGCTGGCGGTCGCCTGGGAGAAGCAGTCGGAATCCAATGCCATGTGGGCACTGTCGATTCCGGTGCCGTTCACCATGCCGGTCGGCGCCGGCGCGGGCGGCTACTTCGCCCCGCATGTGCGCTCCTACATCCGGCGCTCGAACGCGCCGAGCCATATCGGCGCGATGGTCGCGGTGAAGGACCGCCGCAACGGCGCCAAGAACCCGCTCGCGCACCTGAAACAGCCCGATATCACGCTGGAATCGGTGCTGGCCTCGCAAATGCTCTGGGACCCCATCCGTTTCGACGAGACCTGCCCGTCCTCGGACGGCGCCTGCGCCATCGTTATCGGCGACGAGGAAGCGGCGACCGCGGTGGAGGCGACGGGCAAGAAGGTGGCCTGGGTGCACGGCACCGCGATGCGGACCGAGCCGACCACCTTCGCCGGGCGCGACCAGGTCAACCCGCAGGCCGGTCAGGACGCGGCGGCCGCGCTGTGGAAGGCGGCCGGAATCACCGACCCGCTCAACGAGATCGACGTCGCGGAGATCTACGTGCCGTTCTCCTGGTTCGAGCCGATGTGGCTGGAGAACCTGGGCTTCGTACCGCAGGGCGACGGCTGGAAGCTCACCGACAAGGGCGAGACCGAGATCGGCGGGATCCTGCCGATCAATCCGTCCGGCGGCGTGCTCTCCTCCAACCCGATCGGCGCGTCCGGGCTCATCCGCTTCGCCGAGGCAGCCAAGCAGGTCATGGGCCGAGCCGGCGCGTATCAGGTCGAAGGGGCACGTAAGGCGATGGGCCATGCCTATGGCGGTGGCTCCCAGTACTTCTCGCTCTGGGTCGTCGGGTCGGAGCGGCGATGA
- a CDS encoding nuclear transport factor 2 family protein has product MTDTTDHPARIAGLASQAAVRARDKAAWVALFAEDGIVEDPIGPSGFDPEGKGHRGTEAIAAFWDKAIAQTTSIEFRFGDSFACGNEVAFTGTIRSTLGGHQIDADGVFTYRVDESGKIAALRAFWEVDRAVATAKKLG; this is encoded by the coding sequence ATGACGGACACCACCGACCACCCCGCCCGCATTGCCGGGCTCGCGTCGCAGGCCGCGGTGCGCGCCAGGGACAAGGCGGCCTGGGTCGCGCTGTTCGCCGAGGACGGCATCGTCGAAGACCCCATCGGCCCTTCCGGTTTCGACCCCGAGGGCAAGGGTCATCGCGGTACCGAGGCGATCGCGGCGTTCTGGGACAAGGCGATCGCGCAGACGACCTCGATCGAGTTCCGCTTCGGCGACTCGTTCGCCTGCGGCAACGAGGTCGCGTTCACCGGGACCATCCGCAGCACGCTCGGCGGCCATCAGATCGACGCCGACGGCGTGTTCACCTACCGGGTGGACGAGTCCGGCAAGATCGCCGCGCTGCGCGCGTTCTGGGAGGTCGACCGCGCCGTGGCGACCGCGAAGAAGCTCGGCTGA
- a CDS encoding steroid 3-ketoacyl-CoA thiolase → MGTPVIVEAARTPIGKRGGWLSGLHAAELLGLAQRGLLERAHLDPTQVEQVIGGCVTQAGEQSNNVTRVAWLHAGLPWQVGATTVDAQCGSAQQANHLIAGLIATGAIDVGIACGVEAMSRVPLGANVGEHAGARRPASWSIDLPNQFEAAERIAKRRGITRADVDEFGARSQRLAAQAWAEGRFDREVLTVTAPAVDKQGNPTGEKLDVSRDQGLRETTVEGLAKLKPVLEGGVHTAGSSSQISDGAAAVLLMDEQAAQRAGLRPRARIRTQALVGAEPEFHLDGPVQACSRLLERSGMSIGDIDLFEINEAFASVALSWASVHQPDLDRVNVNGGAIALGHPVGSTGSRLITTALHELERTGRGTAMVLMCAGGALATGTIIERL, encoded by the coding sequence ATGGGCACACCCGTCATCGTCGAGGCCGCTCGCACCCCCATCGGCAAGCGCGGCGGCTGGCTGTCCGGCCTGCACGCGGCCGAACTGCTCGGCCTCGCCCAGCGCGGGCTTCTCGAACGCGCCCACCTGGACCCGACCCAGGTCGAGCAGGTGATCGGCGGCTGCGTAACCCAGGCCGGCGAACAGTCCAACAACGTGACCCGCGTCGCCTGGCTGCACGCGGGGCTGCCGTGGCAGGTCGGCGCGACCACCGTCGACGCCCAGTGCGGTTCGGCCCAGCAGGCCAATCACCTCATCGCCGGACTCATCGCCACGGGCGCCATCGACGTCGGCATCGCCTGCGGGGTCGAGGCGATGAGCCGAGTTCCGCTGGGCGCCAACGTCGGCGAGCACGCGGGCGCGCGCAGGCCAGCCTCGTGGAGCATCGACCTGCCGAACCAGTTCGAAGCGGCCGAGCGGATCGCCAAGCGGCGCGGCATCACCCGCGCCGACGTCGACGAGTTCGGCGCCCGCTCCCAGCGCCTGGCCGCGCAGGCCTGGGCCGAGGGCCGCTTCGACCGCGAGGTGCTCACCGTCACCGCGCCCGCGGTGGACAAGCAGGGCAACCCGACCGGCGAGAAGCTGGACGTATCCCGCGACCAGGGACTGCGCGAGACCACGGTCGAAGGACTGGCCAAGTTGAAGCCGGTGCTCGAGGGCGGCGTGCACACCGCGGGCAGCTCGTCCCAGATCTCCGACGGCGCGGCCGCGGTGCTGCTGATGGACGAGCAGGCGGCCCAGCGGGCCGGACTGCGGCCGCGGGCGCGAATCCGCACCCAGGCGCTGGTCGGCGCCGAGCCCGAGTTCCACCTCGACGGTCCGGTGCAGGCCTGCTCGCGCCTGCTGGAGCGCTCGGGCATGAGCATCGGCGACATCGACCTGTTCGAGATCAACGAGGCCTTCGCCTCGGTCGCACTGTCGTGGGCCTCGGTGCACCAGCCGGACCTGGATCGGGTCAACGTCAACGGCGGCGCGATCGCGCTGGGCCATCCGGTCGGCTCGACCGGATCCCGGCTCATCACAACGGCTTTGCATGAACTGGAGCGAACCGGCCGGGGTACCGCGATGGTGCTGATGTGTGCCGGTGGCGCATTGGCGACAGGCACGATCATCGAGCGTCTATAG
- a CDS encoding TIGR03619 family F420-dependent LLM class oxidoreductase: MKFTLGIALSPLEQLPELAKTAEECGFSSIALPDSLFYMKSAAAKYPYTADGSRFWGPETPWVDPLIGATAMAVATSRIRFYTNVLKLGSRNPLLLARQVGSVAAMSGNRFGFGVGIGWAPEEFEWCGVPYARRGARVDEMIEVIKLVLGGGMVEYHGEFFDFDPLQVSPAPSEPVPFYIGGHTEAALRRAARVGDGWASAMMTYAELRATIGKLDALRAEFDRGSEPFEIQAVCVDRFGRSGYQDLADAGVTDAIVVPWLMDGIGFDGELAAKQDALRRFAAANIESPIVAEVSA; this comes from the coding sequence CTGAAGTTCACCCTCGGCATCGCGCTGAGCCCACTGGAGCAGCTGCCGGAACTGGCGAAAACCGCTGAGGAGTGCGGGTTCTCGTCAATCGCGCTGCCCGACTCGCTGTTCTACATGAAGTCCGCGGCGGCGAAATACCCCTACACCGCCGACGGCAGCAGGTTCTGGGGACCGGAGACCCCATGGGTCGACCCGCTGATCGGCGCGACCGCGATGGCCGTGGCGACCAGCCGGATCCGGTTCTACACCAACGTGCTCAAGCTCGGCTCGCGCAATCCGCTGCTGCTGGCCCGTCAGGTCGGCTCGGTGGCGGCCATGTCGGGCAACCGGTTCGGTTTCGGCGTCGGCATCGGCTGGGCGCCGGAGGAATTCGAGTGGTGCGGCGTGCCCTACGCGCGCCGCGGCGCCAGGGTCGACGAGATGATCGAGGTCATCAAGTTGGTGCTGGGCGGCGGCATGGTCGAATACCACGGCGAATTCTTCGATTTCGATCCGTTGCAGGTCAGCCCGGCCCCGAGCGAGCCGGTGCCGTTCTACATCGGCGGGCACACCGAGGCGGCGCTGCGCCGCGCGGCCCGGGTCGGCGACGGCTGGGCCTCGGCGATGATGACCTACGCCGAGCTGCGCGCGACCATCGGCAAGCTCGACGCCCTGCGCGCCGAATTCGACCGTGGCAGCGAGCCGTTCGAGATCCAGGCGGTGTGCGTCGACCGCTTCGGCCGCTCGGGCTACCAGGACCTGGCCGACGCGGGCGTCACCGACGCGATCGTGGTGCCGTGGCTGATGGACGGGATCGGCTTCGACGGCGAGCTCGCCGCCAAACAGGACGCGCTGCGCCGGTTCGCCGCGGCGAACATCGAATCCCCGATCGTCGCGGAGGTATCGGCATGA
- a CDS encoding Zn-ribbon domain-containing OB-fold protein: MADEPTPDVLSAPLRVRFDYTRSVGPTIGAFLTGLRDHRIVGVRGTDGRVLVPPPEYDPVSAEPLTEFVDVAAVGTVESWTWVREPLPGQPFDRPFAWALIRLDGADTSLLHAVDVASPQDIRTGMRVAIRWAAETSGSIHDIACFVPGEEPQASTAATGDADPISVITTPVDLAYKHTASPQETVYLRGLAEGKLLGGRTDATGKVYFPPRGANPTDGRPTDETVELPDRGTVTTFCIVNVPFLGQRIKPPYVAAYVLLDGADIPVLHLVLGCEAGEVRMGMRVEAVWKPREEWGFGLENVDHFRPTGEPDADYETYKHHL; encoded by the coding sequence GTGGCGGACGAGCCGACGCCCGATGTGCTCAGCGCGCCGCTACGGGTGCGATTCGACTACACGCGGTCCGTCGGACCGACGATCGGCGCGTTCCTGACCGGACTGCGCGATCACAGGATCGTCGGGGTGCGCGGTACGGACGGCCGGGTGCTGGTGCCGCCGCCCGAGTACGATCCGGTCAGCGCCGAACCGCTCACCGAGTTCGTCGACGTGGCCGCGGTCGGCACCGTCGAATCGTGGACCTGGGTGCGCGAGCCGCTGCCCGGCCAGCCGTTCGATCGGCCGTTCGCCTGGGCGTTGATCCGGCTGGACGGCGCGGACACCAGCCTGTTGCACGCCGTCGATGTCGCGTCGCCGCAGGACATCCGGACCGGCATGCGGGTGGCGATCCGATGGGCGGCCGAGACCAGCGGCAGCATCCACGACATCGCCTGCTTCGTGCCGGGCGAAGAGCCGCAGGCGAGCACGGCGGCCACCGGGGACGCCGATCCGATCTCGGTCATCACCACTCCGGTCGACCTCGCCTACAAGCACACCGCGTCGCCGCAGGAAACCGTCTACCTGCGCGGGCTCGCGGAGGGCAAGCTGCTCGGCGGGCGCACCGACGCCACGGGCAAGGTGTATTTCCCGCCGCGCGGCGCGAATCCGACCGACGGCAGGCCGACCGACGAGACGGTCGAGCTGCCCGACCGCGGCACCGTCACCACGTTCTGCATCGTGAACGTGCCGTTCCTCGGGCAGCGGATCAAACCGCCGTATGTCGCGGCCTACGTGCTGCTGGACGGTGCCGACATCCCGGTGCTGCACCTCGTACTCGGTTGCGAGGCAGGCGAAGTGCGGATGGGGATGCGGGTGGAGGCGGTGTGGAAGCCGCGCGAGGAATGGGGCTTCGGGCTGGAGAACGTGGACCATTTCCGCCCCACCGGCGAGCCGGATGCCGACTACGAGACCTACAAGCACCACCTCTGA
- a CDS encoding cytochrome P450, which translates to MIIERVSVCRRRHLVVDPRNVRPNLPDGFDVTDPGIYAERVPVEEFAELRRTAPIWWNPQPAEVSGFHDEGFWVVSKHADVKEVSRRSEVFSTYENTAIPRFNDDITREQIELQRFVLINKDAPEHTKLRKIISRGFTPRAINGLRAELSARAESIVKAAAESGSGDFVTQIACELPLQAIAELIGVPQEDRMKVFTWSNDMTGYDDPDNDADPVLASAEILGYAYQMAAARKECPANDLVTTLIEADVDGDKLSEEEFGFFVIMLAVAGNETTRNAITHGMNAFMEHPDQWELFKKERPATAADEIIRWATPVTSFQRTALEDTELGGVRIKKGERVVMLYRSANFDEDVFDEPEKFDILRKDNQHLSFGGTGAHFCIGANLARLEVDLIFNAIADHLPDITKLGDPRRLRSGWLNGIKEFPVDYKTCPVAH; encoded by the coding sequence ATGATTATAGAACGTGTTTCAGTTTGTCGAAGGAGACATCTGGTGGTAGACCCTCGGAATGTCCGGCCGAATCTGCCGGACGGATTCGACGTCACAGATCCCGGCATCTACGCCGAACGAGTCCCGGTCGAGGAATTCGCCGAACTGCGCCGAACCGCCCCGATCTGGTGGAACCCGCAGCCCGCCGAGGTCAGTGGCTTTCACGACGAGGGCTTCTGGGTGGTCAGCAAGCACGCCGACGTCAAAGAGGTGTCCCGCCGCAGCGAGGTGTTCTCCACCTACGAGAACACCGCGATCCCGCGCTTCAACGACGACATCACCCGCGAGCAGATCGAGTTGCAGCGCTTCGTGCTGATCAACAAGGACGCGCCCGAGCACACCAAGCTGCGCAAGATCATCTCCCGCGGCTTCACCCCGCGCGCGATAAACGGTCTGCGCGCGGAACTTTCGGCGCGGGCCGAGTCGATCGTCAAGGCCGCGGCCGAGTCCGGCAGCGGCGACTTCGTCACCCAGATCGCGTGTGAGCTGCCGTTGCAGGCGATCGCCGAGCTGATCGGTGTGCCCCAGGAGGACCGGATGAAGGTCTTCACCTGGTCCAACGACATGACCGGCTACGACGACCCGGACAACGACGCGGACCCCGTGCTGGCCTCGGCCGAAATCCTCGGCTACGCCTATCAAATGGCGGCCGCGCGCAAGGAGTGCCCGGCCAACGACCTGGTCACCACGTTGATCGAGGCCGACGTCGACGGCGACAAGCTCAGCGAGGAAGAGTTCGGCTTCTTCGTCATCATGCTGGCCGTGGCAGGCAACGAGACCACCCGCAACGCCATCACGCACGGCATGAACGCCTTCATGGAGCACCCGGATCAATGGGAGCTGTTCAAGAAGGAACGTCCGGCCACGGCCGCGGACGAGATCATCCGGTGGGCCACGCCGGTCACGTCCTTCCAGCGGACCGCGCTGGAAGACACCGAGCTCGGCGGCGTGCGGATCAAGAAGGGTGAGCGGGTCGTCATGCTGTACCGCTCGGCCAACTTCGACGAGGACGTGTTCGACGAGCCGGAGAAGTTCGACATCCTGCGAAAGGACAACCAGCACTTGTCCTTCGGTGGCACCGGAGCACACTTCTGTATCGGTGCGAACCTGGCCCGGCTCGAGGTCGACCTGATCTTCAACGCCATCGCCGACCATCTGCCCGACATCACCAAGCTCGGCGACCCGAGGCGGCTGCGTTCCGGCTGGCTCAACGGGATCAAGGAGTTCCCGGTGGACTACAAGACCTGCCCGGTCGCGCACTGA